A portion of the bacterium genome contains these proteins:
- a CDS encoding DUF47 family protein, which translates to MGFSLIPKEIQFFDLFDKQAEIITIAASHFREMAEKGQFDDANIEKMSDIEHQCDLITHDIIDKLNRCFITPFDREDIYALAHELDDLVDMIYSVSKRMRMYKLNTVNKDMVQFSLLIQQSSCALAKALSGLRHSKHHKPILVSCIEINRLENEGDHLRDTVIGSLFDNSTDPIATIKWKETFEGAETCLDICEDVANIIESILVKNS; encoded by the coding sequence ATGGGATTCAGCCTGATACCCAAGGAAATACAGTTCTTTGACCTGTTCGACAAGCAGGCCGAGATCATCACCATCGCCGCCTCCCATTTCCGGGAAATGGCCGAAAAGGGGCAGTTCGACGACGCCAACATCGAAAAAATGAGCGACATCGAGCACCAGTGCGACCTGATCACCCACGACATCATCGACAAGCTCAACCGCTGTTTCATCACCCCCTTTGACCGGGAGGACATATACGCCCTGGCCCACGAGCTGGACGACCTGGTGGACATGATCTATTCGGTGTCCAAGCGGATGCGGATGTACAAACTGAACACCGTCAACAAGGACATGGTCCAGTTTTCCCTGCTGATCCAGCAGTCCTCCTGCGCCCTGGCCAAGGCCCTCAGCGGCCTGCGCCACAGCAAGCACCACAAGCCGATCCTGGTCAGCTGTATCGAGATCAACCGGCTGGAGAACGAGGGCGACCACCTGCGGGACACGGTGATCGGCAGCCTGTTCGACAATTCCACCGACCCCATCGCCACCATCAAGTGGAAGGAGACCTTTGAGGGGGCCGAGACCTGCCTGGACATTTGCGAGGATGTGGCCAACATCATCGAATCCATCCTGGTGAAGAACAGCTGA
- a CDS encoding inorganic phosphate transporter has product MTPFIFFLIVLALFFDFLNGFHDSANSIATIVSTRVLSPRNAVLWAAFFNFIAFLFFGLHVAGTIGRGIVDISVMDPHIIFATLIGACVWDLITWYVGLPTSSSHALMGGLIGAALVKAGAGALLWSGIMKTVAFIFISPVLGMALGLLNGVAVHWIFRRASPRDVDHIFRKGQLVSAAFYSLGHGGNDAQKTMGIIAGLLFSAGLLGKTFHIPLWVVLSCHGAIALGTMSGGWRIVKTMGQKVAKLQPVDGFCAEFGAATSLFISSFLGVPVSTTHTITGAIMGVGSLKRMSAVRWGVAGQILWAWVLTIPCAAAISALAYVLARIFIKA; this is encoded by the coding sequence ATGACGCCCTTCATATTCTTTCTGATAGTTCTGGCCCTGTTCTTCGATTTCCTGAACGGCTTTCACGACTCGGCCAATTCCATCGCCACCATAGTATCCACCAGGGTGCTGTCACCGCGCAATGCGGTGCTTTGGGCGGCCTTCTTCAATTTCATCGCCTTTTTGTTCTTCGGGCTGCACGTGGCCGGGACCATCGGCCGGGGGATAGTGGACATCTCGGTGATGGACCCCCACATCATCTTCGCCACCCTGATCGGGGCCTGCGTCTGGGACCTGATCACCTGGTACGTAGGTCTGCCCACCAGTTCCTCCCACGCCCTGATGGGCGGCCTGATCGGGGCGGCCCTGGTCAAGGCCGGAGCCGGAGCCCTGCTCTGGTCGGGGATAATGAAGACAGTGGCCTTCATCTTCATCTCGCCGGTGCTGGGGATGGCTTTGGGGCTTTTGAACGGAGTGGCGGTGCACTGGATCTTCCGCCGGGCCTCGCCCCGGGACGTCGATCATATCTTCCGCAAGGGCCAGCTGGTATCGGCGGCCTTTTACAGCCTGGGGCACGGCGGCAATGACGCCCAGAAGACCATGGGCATCATCGCCGGACTGCTGTTCTCGGCCGGGCTTTTGGGCAAGACCTTTCACATCCCCCTGTGGGTGGTGCTTTCCTGCCACGGGGCCATCGCCCTGGGCACCATGTCCGGGGGCTGGCGGATAGTGAAGACCATGGGACAGAAAGTGGCCAAGCTGCAGCCGGTGGACGGATTCTGCGCCGAGTTCGGGGCGGCCACCTCGCTGTTCATCTCCTCCTTCCTGGGGGTTCCGGTCAGCACCACCCACACCATCACCGGGGCCATCATGGGGGTGGGCAGCCTGAAGCGGATGAGCGCGGTGCGCTGGGGGGTGGCCGGCCAGATCCTGTGGGCCTGGGTTTTGACCATTCCATGTGCGGCCGCCATCTCGGCCCTGGCCTATGTGCTGGCCCGGATTTTCATCAAAGCCTGA
- a CDS encoding NYN domain-containing protein: protein MPRSLIIDGYNLAFAWKEVRPLLLQNQQKGRERMLDLLRRYKKATGQDVLVVFDGPKESSQPRQQTVQGIKTAYSTFPKTADDDIRKRVQACADKGRLLVVSSDNQVAGFAKRRNVETMGSAAFAQKAEQILAASPRPDEKPQQTDVADWLKFFKRDRSIED from the coding sequence ATGCCGCGCTCTTTGATCATCGACGGATACAACCTGGCCTTCGCCTGGAAAGAGGTGCGGCCCCTGCTGCTGCAGAACCAGCAGAAAGGCCGGGAGCGGATGCTGGACCTGCTGCGGCGCTATAAGAAAGCCACCGGCCAGGATGTGCTGGTGGTCTTTGACGGACCAAAAGAATCATCCCAGCCCAGGCAGCAGACGGTCCAGGGGATAAAGACGGCCTATTCAACCTTCCCCAAAACGGCCGACGACGACATCCGGAAAAGGGTCCAGGCCTGCGCCGACAAGGGCCGGCTGCTGGTGGTCAGCTCCGACAATCAGGTGGCAGGCTTCGCCAAAAGGCGCAACGTGGAGACCATGGGCTCGGCCGCCTTCGCCCAAAAGGCGGAGCAAATTCTGGCCGCTTCTCCCCGGCCCGATGAAAAGCCGCAGCAGACCGACGTGGCCGACTGGCTGAAGTTCTTCAAGCGGGACAGGAGCATAGAAGATTAG
- a CDS encoding MTH1187 family thiamine-binding protein — protein sequence MPVAEISVTPVGTLNPSISEFVVDAIRLARSSGLKFEITAMGTNLEGSLDDILAVAQAMHQKCLLSGALRVSTTIRIDDRVDKVLTLESKKEAVRKGLLGQQ from the coding sequence ATGCCGGTAGCAGAGATCAGCGTGACCCCGGTCGGAACGTTAAATCCCAGCATCTCCGAGTTTGTGGTTGATGCCATCAGGCTGGCCCGCAGCTCGGGGCTGAAGTTCGAGATCACGGCCATGGGCACCAACCTGGAGGGAAGCCTGGACGACATTCTGGCGGTGGCCCAGGCCATGCACCAGAAATGCCTGCTTTCCGGGGCCTTAAGGGTGTCCACCACCATCAGGATAGATGACCGGGTGGACAAGGTGCTGACCCTGGAAAGCAAGAAGGAAGCGGTGCGCAAAGGACTGCTGGGGCAGCAGTAG